From Panthera tigris isolate Pti1 chromosome B4, P.tigris_Pti1_mat1.1, whole genome shotgun sequence:
TgccatgttttttctttatatagttaGGCAAAGAGGAATTTAGCCAGTTACAGAAACATCAAATCTGTTAGAAAAATTATTCTGGTGGCAGAATATGAATTAAGATCAGAATAAGGCAGGCATCAATAAAGAAGTTTCTAATATCCTCAAACCAGATGTGATGTATGGGCCTGATGTGGACAGTAGCATTAAGAATGATGGAGAGGGAAAGATTCATGATAGAGATATTTAGGAGGAGAAATAATGGGACTTGATGAACAATCAAATGAAagacataaagggaaaaaaggtcCTCAGGGTCCTTGGGTTTGGGTAAAAAGTTCCTAGCCAGATTTTAAATCCTTGAATGGAAGATGTAACTGAACAATTAATAAGTAAATCTATTCAGGAGCTTGAtacttggaaataatttaaaatattaccaaattgaAAGAATAGGATGTACCTAAAAAAGAGTTTAAATCACTATCAcagataaaacaaatgtttaaatacatTACATTGGCCTTAGTGAGAAAATTGCAAAAGGTTTTAGAGTTTCCATAGAATCATACTCAATAACTTGAAAGAGACCTTGGTAGTCCATTGTCTATTTTCTAATAATATTCACATCCGTctgaagagaaaacacaaaaagaaataagtaaatggggCTAATTCAACAAGTTGAGAAACTTGAATCCATGATTATACGAGATGGGCTGTTGATGTTGCctatcaaacttttaaaatcagtttttaaaagagaggTTTAATTATGTGTATACAAAACAGGATAAAATTCACTTATTTGTGATATTCCATCATTTATGTTCAACCCTTTGATTTTATTTGGCTTAGAAACTCAAGTCAAGGAatcttttgaagaaaaacaacactTGTACTCCAACAGGACCATCTAATTTAAAATCAAACATTAGTAGTCAGCAAGTACTGCTCGAACACAGTTATGCTTTTAGGAATCCTATGGAGGCCAAAAAGAGgataataaaactggaaaaagaaatagcaagcttaagaaagaaaatgaaaacttgctTACAAAAAGAACGCAGAGCAACACGGAGATGGATCAAAGCCACGTGCTTGGTGAAGAATCTGGAAGCAAATAACATATTACCTAAGGGTACATCAGAACACATTTTACCAACTGCCTTAAGCAGTCTTCCTTTGGAAGATTTCAAGATTCTTGAACAAGAGCAACAAGATAAAACATTATCAATTCTCTAAAACAGGCTAAGAATACCTTCATTTAAGGTTAGCCTACATAAAACTTGATGCCCATCCTTCATTCTCTTCAAAGGTAAAGATATTTAAGGAAATTATGCCAAAATTGggtatttaataaagttttacttGAACTAACATTATTACTGTATAATTCCTGAAGATttgattacaaaaaaaatggaaactttttatgaaaattttatttgaaaaagaatgaaagtgccTTACATGAGAATTATGTACTTAAAAATTTTGCTAGGGAATTGTATGTTTgcaaaatgttttgtgtttttgtcttt
This genomic window contains:
- the THAP2 gene encoding THAP domain-containing protein 2, yielding MPTNCAAAGCATTYNKHINISFHRFPLDPKRRKEWVRLLRRKNFVPGKHTFLCSKHFEASCFDLTGQTRRLKMDAVPTIFDFCNHLKSMKLKSRNLLKKNNTCTPTGPSNLKSNISSQQVLLEHSYAFRNPMEAKKRIIKLEKEIASLRKKMKTCLQKERRATRRWIKATCLVKNLEANNILPKGTSEHILPTALSSLPLEDFKILEQEQQDKTLSIL